The genomic segment CGAGCTGGTCTTTAGGAAAAATGGTCAATTCTTTAAAGTTATCCCGTAGAATGTTATTCTTAAATTTCTTGTGTCTGCAGGAGAAAGACTGTAGGTTTGCCCTGTTTTTCGAAGTTTTTCATCTTGAAAAGGAACGGGTGCAGAATTATGGAAGGAATTGATCTGAGTTTTCAGATATTTATTTTTCTCTTTATTGTTGGTGCGGTGGCAGGACTTGTTGATTCTATAGCAGGAGGAGGTGGACTCATTGCCCTACCGGCCCTCCTCTTTGTCGGTCTGCCCCCACAGCTTGCTCTGGGAACCAATAAATTGCAGGGTTGTTTTGGCACTTTTTCTGCAAGCTATAACTTTGTTAGAACAGGCCATGTCTCCCTGCGCGGGGCCTCCTCGGGTATAATCTTTACCCTCTTGGGGGCTGGGCTTGGTGCTTGGCTTGTTCAGCAACTCTCAGCCGGTTTTACCCAGTACCTCATCCCGGTCATGCTCTGTATCGTTTTTCTCTATATCATGCTCTCTCCCCGCCTTGGTTTTGAAGAGAGGGGGGCCAAGATGTCGATATTTGCCTTTAGCCTGGTCTTTGGTATGTCTCTTGGTTTTTACGATGGATTTTTTGGTCCCGGCACAGGTTCTTTTTGGACAATGGCCTGCATGACCATGATGGGAATGAATATGACCCGAGCCTCGGGTTATACAAAGATAATGAACTTCACCCAGTAATATTGCGGCACTTTCTCTTTTTGTTGCGGGTGGGAATGTCTGTTATTCAGTGGGCCTGACCATGGCTCTGGGGCAGATACTGGGGGCATCCGTGGGTTCCCATCTTGCTATTAAAAACGGAGCAAAATTTATCCGCCCCGTTTTTTTGGCAGTTGTTTTTCTTACTATTACCAGACTCATCTATAATCAAATTTCTCCTGCAGGCTAGGCAGGGAATTATTTTTTTCCTTCACATTCTGGGCAAATGGTTTTTATAAAACGATCTTCACCATTTTTTTCTATAAGTTCAAGGTAGTCATGCCATGTTCCCTCGTCAATATCTTCAATTTTGTGGCATTTTTCGCAGACGGTGAGGCTGTCCTGCAGGGTGTCGAGTTGATTGATGGCATTTTTTAATTCAGTGACGGTGGAGGCAAGCATGTCCTGACTGCGAACAAGGCGATCGGCAACACGTACTCTGGCCCGCAATTCATCACTGTTAAAGGGTTTGGTGATATAGTCATCGGCGCCGGCATCAAAACCAAGCAGTATATCATTTTTGCTGCCGTGAGCGGTTAGCAGTATAATATATGGAGGGTTTTCGCTCTCCTGTTCCCTCAGCCTTTTGCATACTTCCAGTCCATCAACTTCGGGCATTTCCCAGTCAATTATGGCAATCCTAGGTGCCTCTCCACGACCAAAAAGCTCCATGGCCTCTTTTCCATCCTTAGCTTCCAGAACGTCGTAGCCCCAATTTTCTAAACTTACCTGCACCATTAGTCTTGTTACAAGTTCATCTTCTGCCACAAGCACTTTCATAGTCGTCACCTTGTCGTTAAATAAAAAATAATATCCACCATACAATACAGAAGACCTTACAGTAAAAAGGTTCTATTGTTCCATGTTTTTTTGCTGAGGCCTATTTATCTTCATAGACTAAGAGTAGGTCTGGTAAGCCCTGTTCTCTTCCCCCAAAAGATGGGAAAATGGGGTAGGGGAAAAATATATATTTTTAAATTCAGTTGAATAGCGGTTAATTTTTTTGCTACCCTTAGCTTACAGTAGAATGCATTTTTCAGGATTTGACCATCCGCAATAGATAGGGAGGATGGAGCAAACCAACCTTTCACCTTGGTACATTTTTTATGAAAACCTTTTGTATAAAAAAAGGTCTTAATATTCCCATTAAAGGTGTTGCTGGGCCGCAAATACGGCAGGGAAAAGTTGTAGATAAAATAGCTTTGATTGCCGATGATTATGTTGGCCTGAGGCCAACTATGAAGGTTGAGGTTGGTGATAAGGTTATCTGCGGTCAACTTCTCTTTACCGATAAGCAAACGCCCGGTATTCGCTTCACCGCCCCGGCAGCAGGCACGATCAGCGCAATTAACAGGGGGGGGAAACGTAAATTTCTCTCTCTGGTGATTGATCTCGCCAAGGATCTTGCCTGTACATTTCTTCACCCTGAAGATGTTTATACGTCTGAAAGTATTGGTGATATTCTTATTCAGTCTGGACTGTGGACATGCTTTCGGACCCGGCCCTATGGCAAGATTCCCGGCATAGAGACAAGCCCCCATTCACTTTTTATTACGGCAAGTGATAGTGCACCTCTGGCTCCCTTGCCCCAGAGCATTATCGCTGAATACAGCGATGAGTATAGTGAGGGACTCAGGCAGCTTCGGGCATATTTCTCCTGTCCCATATATTACTGTACCAATCAGGAGGCGTTGCTCCCCGCCGAGGAACTGGAGGGGCTTGATTACAACTGTTTTCTGGGGCCTCATCCGGCAGGACTTGCCTCGACTCATATTCATTTTCTTGACTCCGCCAGCGAAGATAAGACCGTCTGGAATATATCCTATCAGGATGTTATTTCCATTGGTTATCTCTTTCGTACGGGCCGCCTGATGACAGAGAGGATCATTGCCATTACCGGTCCGTCAGCTCGTCAGCCCTCTCTTCTGCGCACCCATATAGGGGCCGATATTCATCAACTCTGCCGTGATGAGGGGTCAGGGGCCGGGGTGCGAACCATCTCCGGCTCTGTCCTTGCGGGCCGACAGGTAACAGATGAAGAACACTTTTTAGGCCGTTACCACAATCAAATATGTATGCTCGAGGAGAGTGCGGACAGATCACCTTTTAATTGGGCAATGCCGGGTAGAGATAAATTTTCCGCTCGGCCCATTTTCGCCTCCCTCTTCTCTAAGGGCAAGACGTTTTCAATGAAGACAGCACTCTATGGAGGTTTTCGGGCAATTTATCCTCTGGGCAGCCATGAGCAGGTCATGCCTCTTGATATCCTGGCGACCCCATTTTTGCAGGCCATATCAAATCATAATACCAGTAAGGCAAAGGATCTCGGTTGTCTGGAACTGATAGAAGAAGATCTAGCGCTCTGTAGCTTTGTTTGCCCGGGAAAAAACGAATTTGCTAGTGTTCTTCGTGGCGTATTGGCTAGCATAGAACAGGGCGATTAAGGACTTAGGATAAATCATATAACTGAGATAGAGGAAGAGATGAGCGTCTTAAATACCTTGTTAAGAAAGATCGAGCACCTTTTTACGGAAGGGGGCAAAGGCCGTTGGTATCCACTCTATGATGCCTTCGATACCTTCCTCTTTGGTAGCAATCTTACGACAAAAACTGCTCCTCACGTGCGAGATGCCATAGATTTTAAAAGGATAATGACGATTGTCATTATTGCCCTCATTCCCTGTACCCTGATGGGTATTTGGAACACAGGTTATCAGGCAAATATTATTATCCATCTACAGCCGGGTGCCGAGTTAGGTGGTTGGCGAAGCCAAATCATGGCTCAGGTCGGTATTGATCCCCGCAGTTTTTTTTCAAACTTTATCCATGGCGCCCTCTATTTCCTGCCCATTTATCTTGTTACCCTTATTGTAGGCTCCTTTTGGGAGGGGCTCTTTAATTTGATTCGCGGTCATGAATTTTCCGAGGCATTTTTGGTCACCAGTCTCCTCTTTGCCCTTATTCTTCCTCCAAATATTCCACTCTGGCAGGTGGCCGTTGGCATTAGCTTTGGGGTGGTTTTTGTTAAGGAGGCCTTTGGAGGAGTGGGACGCAATTTTATGAATCCCGCCCTGGCAGCCCGGGCATTTCTCTTTTTTGCCTACCCAGGGCAGATCACCAGTGACAAGGTCTGGACAGCCGTTGACAGTGTCAGTAGCGCTACTCCTCTTTCTCAAATTGCCTCCAGCACTGGAGATTTCTCATCCCTTGCCATCAGTTGGCAGGACGCCTTTTATGGCATGATCCCCGGCTGTATTGGCGAAACATCTGCCTTGGCCTGTCTCATTGGTGCTGCCATTCTTCTGCTGACCCGGATAGCCTCCTGGCGAATTATGCTCTCCATGACCCTTGGCGCTCTTATTTGCTCCAGCTTTTTTTGGTTCTTCTTGAGTGGCGACAGGCCAATTTATGGTATCCCACCATACTATCATCTGGTATTTGGCGGTTTTGCCTTTGGTCTGGTTTTTATGGCAACGGATCCTGTGTCGGCTGCCCATACGCAGGTGGGGCAGTGGCTCTACGGTCTCTTTGTCGGCTTTTTGGTCATCCTTATTCGGGTCCAGAATCCCGCATATCCGGAAGGGGTCATGTTTGCCATTCTTCTCGGTAATGTCTTTGCCCCACTCTTTGATTACTTTGTCATAGAGGCCAACATAAAGAGGAGGAAGCTACGCCATGTTTGATATTCGAGTGGCAAAACCCTTTTATTCAGCCTTGATTCTTGCCTTTGTCTGTTCGGCCCTGGTGGCTGCGGCAGCCGTTGGCCTGCGTCCCCTGCAGGAGGAGAATAAAAAAAATGATCAGCAAAAAAACGTTCTCTATGCAGCCGGCATATACGATAAAACCAAGTCCGTTGACCAAATGTTTACGGCAGTCACTCCCCGTCTTGTCGACTTGAAAACAGGGGCCTATATTGCCAGCGATGTTATGACCCCGGAGGAGTACAATCAGGATGAGGCCAGAAGCAATGAGAGGACAAGCAGGCTCCTGCCTTCTGATGAGGATATTGCCAGATTGAATAGACAGGAAAACATTTCCCTGGTTTATCTGGTGAAAAAAGAGGGGGTACTCAGTCAGATCATCCTGCCCGTACGGGGTAAGGGGCTGTGGTCAACCATGTTTGCCTATGTGGCAATCAGTTCTGATCTTAATACCATTACCGGGGTCTCATTTTACCAGCACGGGGAGACTCCCGGCCTTGGTGGTGAGATAACCAATCCACGTTGGTTGGCAAAATGGCAGGGGAAAAAAATCTATGACCAAGAGGGGGCTACGGTCTTTCGCATTGCCAAGGGCAGGGCTCAGGGTAAAAATATTGCCTATCGGGTAGACGGACTTTCCGGGGCGACATTTACTGCCCGGGGTGTCAGTGATCTTATGCTCTTTTGGTTTGGCAATGATGGCTTCAAACCCTATTTGAGCCGATTGGAGAGGGAGAAATATAATGGCTGATACTAATAGAGAACTGCTACTACGCTCCATTTTTAAGCGTAATCCTATCGCCCTTCTGGTTCTGGGGGTCTGTTCGGCCCTTGCCGTCACCGGGCAGATGACGACGGCTCTTGTCATGGCTGTTTGTGTTACTCTGGTGGTGGCTTTTTCCAGTCTTATCATAAGTCTGGTCCGTTTTCAAATTCCCAATAGCGTCCGTATTGGCATCCAGATAACCGTTATCGCCACCCTGGTTATTCTGGTGGATCAGTTTCTTAAGGCATTTTACTATGATCTCTCCAAACAGCTCTCCATCTATGTGGGTCTGATTATTACCAACTGTATTGTTATGGGCCGGGCCGAGGGCTATGCCATGCATAATCCCCCTATAGCAAGTTTTGTCGATGGTATTGGTAATGGGCTTGGTTATGGATTTATTCTCATGTCCGTGGCATTTTTTCGTGAGCTCCTTGGCTCGGGTAGCCTCTTCGGGATCACTGTCTTACCACTCACCACCGACGGTGGCTGGTATCAGAGAAATGGTTTATTGGTGCTACCGGCCAGTGCCTTTTTTCTTATTGCCCTGCTGATCTGGTTGTTTAGAACCATTGATCCCAGCCAACAGGAGAAAGAGTAATGGCCCACTATCTTGATATTATCGTCCGCGCTATATTCATAGAGAACCTGCCTCTTAGTTTTTTTCTGGGTATGTGTACCTTTCTTGCCATCTCTAAGCAGGTGAAGACAGCCATGGGGCTGGGCTTTGCCGTCTTGGTTCTGCAGATTATAACCGTGCCCATTAACAATCTCCTGCTTACCCATGTTCTCAAGCCGGGGGCCCTGGCATGGCTTGGTCAGCCCGATCTTGACCTGCGCTTTCTTGGTTTGCTCACCTATATCTCTATTATTGCCGCCGTGGTGCAGGTACTGGAAATGGTCCTGGACCGTTTTATCCCCGCCCTTTACAACAGTCTTGGTATTTTTCTGCCCTTGCTCACCGTCAACTGTGCAATTTTGGGAGCAAGCCTCTTTATGGTGGAGAGAAACTATACTTTTGCCGAGAGTGCGGCCTATGGTGTCGGGGCCGGGGGAGGTTTTTTTCTGGCCGTGGTCTGTCTTGCCGGCATTCGGGAACGTCTTGAATATGCCAATCCTCCTGCTGGTCTGAAGGGGCTGGGCTTGACCTTTATTACTACAGGGCTCATTGCCATCGCCTTTATGGGCTTTGCCGGTATGGAAATATAATAGCTGAAAGGTGTCTGCTTATGAATGAAGTCTATTTTGCCATCCTCTGCTTCGTTGCCATTCAATTCATCCTGGTCGCACTCATTGTCCTGGCTAAAAAAACACTTTTGCCAAGTGGTGAGGTGCAAATAACCATTAACGAGACTAAGGAGTGTCGCGTTCCGGCTGGCGGTAAGCTCCTGACCAGCCTTGCCGACAATGGTATTATCCTCTCCTCGGCCTGTGGTGGGGCAGGAAGCTGTGGCCAGTGCCGGTGCATTGTAACCGAGGGCGGAGGTAGTATTTTTCTTACCGAGCGTTCGCTGATCAATAACCGAGATGCCAATCGGGGTATGCGTCTCTCCTGTCAGGTGCCTGTTAAGAGGTCCATGCGGATCCTTGTCCCGCCTGAAATGCTTGAGGCGAAAAAGTGGCGCTGTAGGGTGGCATCGAACAGAAATGTGGCCACCTTTATTAAAGAAATGGTCCTTCAGCTTCCAGAGGGTGAGAGTGTTGACTTTAAGGCCGGTGGCTATATTCAGATTGAAATTCCTGCCCATAGCCTTGCCTATAAAGATTTTGATATTGATGAGCGTTTTCTGTCGGATTGGACAAAGTTTAAGATGTTTCAGTATAAGTCTCTGGTCGCAACTCCTGTCACCCGGGCCTATTCCATGGCCAACTATCCTGGGGAAAAGGGGATCATCAAGCTCAACGTCCGAATTGCCACGCCCCCTCCCGGTGAGGTGGCCGCGCCTCCGGGTAAGTCATCCTCATATATATTTAATCTTCAGGAGGGGGATGAGGTAACCATCAGTGGCCCCTTTGGCGATTTTTTTATGGACGATAGTGATTCTGAGGTGCTTCTCATCGGTGGAGGTGCAGGAATGGCTCCACTGCGCAGCCATGTCTTTGATCTCTTTCAGGGCAAGCATACTGGGCGTAAGGTCTCTTTTTGGTATGGTGGTCGGAGTCTGCAGGAGGTGTTTTATCAGACAGAGTTGAACGCCCTTGCCAATGAATATGATAATTTCACATATCATTTGGGGCTTTCTGATCCGCAAGAGGAGGACAACTGGACTGGGGAGGTCGGGTATATCCATCTCATCTTATATGAGAATTATCTCAAGGATCATCCTGCCCCTGAGGATATCAACTACTATCTCTGTGGTCCGCCAGTAATGAACAGGTCAGTACAGGAGATGCTTGATAATCTGGGTGTTGAGCGGACAAATATTCACTTTGATGATTTTGGAGGGTAGATGATGGGGACATTTTTGCTTTTACTGCTCATTACATTTTGTCTCTTTCTCCTAGCGGCGGGCTTAGTTAATTTTTCTAAGCGCCGCCAGGAAAAGAGCAAGCTCAGCTGTCTCTGTGGTGGGGCGGGGGGCAATCATTGTTCAGACCGGAAAAAGTCGTGCAAGGAGCTTTAGGTGGAGCTACCCGCCCTTTTCTTGCCCTGCTGGAAATGACGATGCTTGGCCAATATTTCCGTTAAGTGTACTACCTTAATCGTTGAACCCGCCGAGGCAACGGCACTGCGCCACTGCATCAGGCAGCCGGAGCAGGTGGTGGTGATGATATCAGGGTTAAGGGCCAGGACCTTATCTCTCAGATCGTCACGGATAGCAGTGGATATTTTCATCGCCGCAAGGGAAAACAGGCCTCCCATGCCACAGCACTGGGGGCCATCTGCCAGTTCCACCAGCTCTATTCCGCTACATTCTTTGAGTAGCTTACGAGGTTCATCGACGATATTCAGCTCGTTGCGGAAATGACAGGGGTCGTGGTAAAATACCCGTAGATTCTTTTGTTCGTTTACTGCCTTCTCTTCGCTCTTTTTCTCGTCCTTTTTCAAGGTCTGCAAAAATTCAGTCAGCTCGACACAGCGTCCGCTGATCCGTTTGGCCCGTTCCTGCCATGCCTTCTCATCTGCGAAAACATTTTCCAGGGAGTGCAGTTGGAAGAAGCAGGAGGCGCAGCTGACCAGAATCGGTCCCTCTGTTTTTTCTAAGGCGATAATGTTTTTTTCTGCAAGCCTTCTTGCCCCGGCCAGATCTCCAGCAGAAAAGGCACTGAGCCCACAGCAGGAAAGTCCTGTCGGCACCTGAAGACTGTAGCCTAGGGTGGCAAAGAAACGACGGTGTTTCTCCAGCAGGGCAGGGGTGATATAGCTGGTAGCACAACCGGGAAAGTAAAGCAGTGGCTGGAGATCAGGGTCTGTAGGCAACGGGCAGGGGGCTGTCGCCTCCGACTCTTTACTGTCTGTCAGATGATCTTCACTTAACATGGCCAGACGCAGGCGTAGGCCACTCTCGGCAGGTAGTCCTTTGGCTAGTAATCTGTCAAGGTGCAGAGCAATCTTGCGTAGGTGGACAAGCATTTGAGGGCGTTCAAGCGCTTTGCCTGCCAAGTATTTTTTGTAGCCACCCGGTATTACAGTGATTTCACTACGTACCTGCCGGACATGGGCAAGGGTGTCGATTCCCCGAGGGCATACCTGCGAGCAAGCACCACAGAGCAGGCATTTGGAGAATATATCTTTAACGTCGGCGCCCGAGGCATCTTCCCCTATTTTTTGCAGGTGTTGTCGGCCGCGGGAAGAGTAAAATTCTTTGCCACCACTTGCCCTGTAAACAGGGCAGACCACTGTGCAGGCACCACAGCGGGCGCACTCTTTTTCCGGCCCTTTTTTTGTCTGCCCTTTTTTCATTATTTTCCCCAGAGTAGGAAGGCCTTGATAAAGCCATCGAGACCGCCGTCAAGTACAGCATCGACATTACCTGCCTCAAAATCTGTACGATGATCCTTAATTAGACGATATGGTTGCAGTACATAGGAACGAATCTGGCTTCCCCAGGAGATGCCCTTCTTCTCGCCGTGCAGTCCTTCCTGCTGATCTGCTTTTTTTTGCTTTTCGAGCTGATATATCTGGGCAATAAGCATCTTCATTGCCATCTCTTTATTGCGATGTTGAGACCTTTCATTTTGGCACTGGACAACAACGCCGGTCGGCAGATGGGTTAAACGAATTGCCGAGTCGGTCTTATTTACATGCTGACCACCTGCGCCACTGGCACGATAGGTATCTACCCGCAGATCTTTTTCGTCGATATCAACATCAACCGTATTATCGAGTTCTGGCATGACCATCACCGAGGCAAAGGAGGTGTGGCGTCTGCCACTGGTGTCAAAGGGAGAGATCCGTACCAGGCGATGGATGCCAAGCTCTGAACGCAGATAACCATAGGCCCATTGCCCCTTGATCAGAATGGTAATACTCTTGGTACCTGCCTCATCACCGGGGAGTAAATCAAGGATCTCGGTCTTAAATTTATGGCGTTCCGCCCAGCGCAGATACATACGTAGGAGAATATCAGTCCAATCCTGGGCCTCGGTTCCACCGGCACCTGCGTGGATAGAAATAATGGCGTTGCAGCTGTCATGTTCACCGATGAACATGCACTCCAGCTCGATGGCGGCCAGGGCGTTGGCAAAGCTCCCTAGCTTCAGCGCAATTTCCTGCTCAATTTCCTGGTCACCCTCTTCGGCGGCCATCTCAAGAAGCATTTCACTCTCTTCGAGGTCGTCCCACTTATTCTGCCAGCCTTTAACTTTATCCTGAATCTGGCCATGCTCTTTTTGTATCTTTTGGGCAGTGGCAGCATCATTCCAAAAATTGGGGGCAAGGGTCTGACGTTCCAGCTCTTCTAGTTTTTCTATAAGATGAGCTAAGTCAAAGATGCTCCTTCAAGGCCTGCAGTCTGGCCCTCAGTTCAGTGATTTTTTGTTTAGAGACCGCTGCTCCATCATCAATAGCCATATCCTTCCACCTCTTTATAATTCTAACAACTTGATCATAATCGTTTGAGCTGGCAACTTTTCCTTCTGTAGAGGAGAAGATAGCCGCCCACTATCAATAAACATAATGGCGCAAAAAGATAGCCCCAACAAACAAAAAACGTTCGTTTTTCCAGGAGAGGGATCTCTTCCACCCCCACCCAGGAACTAAAGAGTGGTGAGACCTGTACCAGCGTTCCCAAGGGGCTGATGAATGCCGAAAATCCCGTATTTGCAGAGCGGACTATACTGCGTCTTGTCTCAACTGCCCGCATAGCTGTCATTGCCAAACTATGATATGGGGCACTCGATCTACCATACCAGGCATCATTGGTCAAATTCACCAGAACATTAGCACCGGAGTCAACCCATTTTCTGGAGATGTCGGCAAAGACAGACTCAAAACAGATAAGCACCCCGGAACGGGCATTCTGCCAATCCAGGGTCTTCTCTACTCGACCCGGAGTGAAATCTCCCACGGAGACCACAAGCGGTTCCAGAAATGGCAGGTATTTTCGAAAAGGGACATACTCTCCAAAGGGAACCAGGTGACTCTTGTAGTAGGATCCTGAGAATCCTTTCCGGGAGAGTAGTTGTGCACTGTTATAATAGTCTATATCGCGTGCTTTTTGATCGACAATCCGGAACCAGGGGGCGCCAGTAAGGAGAGCATAGTCATAGCGACTAACGGAATCCTGCAGGGACTGGGTGTAGATAGACTTTTCCGGGTAGAAGGGGAGAGCGGTCTCTGGCCAGACAACCATCTCCGGTCTGTTTTGCCTGAAGAGCCCCTCGGTCAGGCCCAGATATTTTTCCACAGTCTGGCCTGTCTGATTGACAGACCACTTGAGGTTCTGTTCAATATTGCCCTGGACAATGGCCACCGTTATGGTCTTGGCCTCAGCCATTTCCAAGCTTATCTGTTTTTGCCGTAGCTGTGAATAGGCAGTTAGGGCAAGGATAATAAGCCACGGGGTAAGGAGGCTTATTGGTCTTCTTTTAATTCTCCCACCTCTTAGGAAAAACGAGATAAGCTGGTAAAAAGAGACGTTCAGCATGATAATGACAAAGGTCAGGCCATGGTGGCCAAAGAGATCGGCAAATTGGAGCAGGGAGGGGGTAAGGGCAAGCCCGTAGCCCAGATCCATCCAGGGAAAACCGGTGAAGAGATATGCTCGTAGCCAATCAATTCCCACCCAGAGTGCGGGCAGGAGCCAGAGCCCGGCTCTGCCTGTCAGGAAGGTCCGGCCCACCAGGACAAAGGTAAGCAGGTATATGCTCATATAGAGGGCAAGCATGGCCAGGGCTGGCAGGGCAAGATAAAGGGGCAGCCCGCCGTACTGTTTGAGAACGATGACAATCCAGTAGAGCTGCCACATATAGTGAACAGATCCTGCCAGAAGGGCGCAGGCACCTGCCTGTTTAGCTCCTGTTCCTTGTAGGGCAAAAAACAGAGGTATCAGGGCAAGAGGAAGCAGGGGCCAGAAGCCACCACTGCCTGGCATTGCCAGGGAGAGGGAGATGCCTGTAAGTAGGGAGAGGAGGTAGGGCAGGGATCGTCGACAGATATTCATTATTAGCTCTTGGCTCTCATATCGGTGATATGTACCTGAAGTATATGACGGTTTGTGGCATTTGTTATTTCAAAACGCAGTCCCGAGGACTCAACGATATCGCCCACAGCACCCAGGCGACCGAGGAGGTGGATAAGGAGGCCTCCCAGGGATTCATGCAGACCCTCGGGAAGCGTTACCCCAAAGTGCCTTTCTATTTTTTCTATGTCAATGCGGGCATGGGCGAGGAGCATTCCGTCACCAATCTCTTCAAGCTTATCCTGCTCATCGTCATATTCGTCGTCGATTTCACCGACGATTTCTTCTAAAATATCTTCCATGGTGATCAGTCCGCGGATGGCACCAAATTCATCGGTCACCATTGCCATATGTGCCTTTCGTTTTTGGAAATCACGGAGCAGGTCGACAATGGGTTTTGCTTCGGGGATGAAGTAGATTGGGAGCAAAAAATCCTCAAGAGAGACAACCTGGGAAGAGTTGTTCATGGCAAGTTTGAGTAAATCTTTGACATGGATAATACCGATGACCCTATCCGGGTTTTCCCGGTAGATGGGGATTCGGGTAAAACCTTGCTTAACAACACCGTCCACAATTTCTTCAACAGAGCTGGAAATTTCAAAGGAGATAACTTCAGCAACAGGGGTCATAATCTCTGCGGCCTGGGTATCCCGGAAATCAAAAATGGAGTTGATCATCCTCTCTTCAAGGCTTGAGATAAGACCCTGTTCTTCGCCTTCCTCAAGTAACTCCTGGATCTCTAGTTCAAGGTCTTCCTTTGTTCCCGGTTTACCGAAGGAAAATAAGGAGGATAATTTCTTGAGGAGGCTTTTCTGTTCACCCTCATCAGGAGGGTCTGCTTTTGTTTCTGCGTTCACAGGCTATTAAATTGGTAGAATTAATCTTTAGGAGGTAAGATACTTGTTACCATTCTGGGGAATAACTATCTCCGATACTCTACAGGATAGTCTATAATAATGTACAAAGAATGATCATTAAAGAAAGGAAAATCAATAAGCTCTTTTTTTTATCTAAGCAGGTGCCAATAAAACATAAATAGCAGATGCTACCGCTATTTAGGAAAATTTAGAGCCAAAGGCTTTAAAAAAAATCTTTGCCAAAAGAGCCAAGCAAGATTATATTACTGTTGTTTATGCTCGGCCTTCTCTTTGAATTTAGATTATTTTAGCTGCTCAGCATAAGAGAAAAAAGCTCTATAAATAAAGGCAGGATGTAAGGAACACACTTGCTTGATTACACCCATAACTGCCAATAATCACAACAAACGAGGAACAATTTGGAAGG from the Desulfotalea psychrophila LSv54 genome contains:
- a CDS encoding (Fe-S)-binding protein; protein product: MKKGQTKKGPEKECARCGACTVVCPVYRASGGKEFYSSRGRQHLQKIGEDASGADVKDIFSKCLLCGACSQVCPRGIDTLAHVRQVRSEITVIPGGYKKYLAGKALERPQMLVHLRKIALHLDRLLAKGLPAESGLRLRLAMLSEDHLTDSKESEATAPCPLPTDPDLQPLLYFPGCATSYITPALLEKHRRFFATLGYSLQVPTGLSCCGLSAFSAGDLAGARRLAEKNIIALEKTEGPILVSCASCFFQLHSLENVFADEKAWQERAKRISGRCVELTEFLQTLKKDEKKSEEKAVNEQKNLRVFYHDPCHFRNELNIVDEPRKLLKECSGIELVELADGPQCCGMGGLFSLAAMKISTAIRDDLRDKVLALNPDIITTTCSGCLMQWRSAVASAGSTIKVVHLTEILAKHRHFQQGKKRAGSST
- a CDS encoding hemolysin family protein, which gives rise to MNAETKADPPDEGEQKSLLKKLSSLFSFGKPGTKEDLELEIQELLEEGEEQGLISSLEERMINSIFDFRDTQAAEIMTPVAEVISFEISSSVEEIVDGVVKQGFTRIPIYRENPDRVIGIIHVKDLLKLAMNNSSQVVSLEDFLLPIYFIPEAKPIVDLLRDFQKRKAHMAMVTDEFGAIRGLITMEDILEEIVGEIDDEYDDEQDKLEEIGDGMLLAHARIDIEKIERHFGVTLPEGLHESLGGLLIHLLGRLGAVGDIVESSGLRFEITNATNRHILQVHITDMRAKS
- the lnt gene encoding apolipoprotein N-acyltransferase, with amino-acid sequence MNICRRSLPYLLSLLTGISLSLAMPGSGGFWPLLPLALIPLFFALQGTGAKQAGACALLAGSVHYMWQLYWIVIVLKQYGGLPLYLALPALAMLALYMSIYLLTFVLVGRTFLTGRAGLWLLPALWVGIDWLRAYLFTGFPWMDLGYGLALTPSLLQFADLFGHHGLTFVIIMLNVSFYQLISFFLRGGRIKRRPISLLTPWLIILALTAYSQLRQKQISLEMAEAKTITVAIVQGNIEQNLKWSVNQTGQTVEKYLGLTEGLFRQNRPEMVVWPETALPFYPEKSIYTQSLQDSVSRYDYALLTGAPWFRIVDQKARDIDYYNSAQLLSRKGFSGSYYKSHLVPFGEYVPFRKYLPFLEPLVVSVGDFTPGRVEKTLDWQNARSGVLICFESVFADISRKWVDSGANVLVNLTNDAWYGRSSAPYHSLAMTAMRAVETRRSIVRSANTGFSAFISPLGTLVQVSPLFSSWVGVEEIPLLEKRTFFVCWGYLFAPLCLLIVGGYLLLYRRKSCQLKRL
- the prfB gene encoding peptide chain release factor 2 (programmed frameshift), which codes for MAIDDGAAVSKQKITELRARLQALKEHLDLAHLIEKLEELERQTLAPNFWNDAATAQKIQKEHGQIQDKVKGWQNKWDDLEESEMLLEMAAEEGDQEIEQEIALKLGSFANALAAIELECMFIGEHDSCNAIISIHAGAGGTEAQDWTDILLRMYLRWAERHKFKTEILDLLPGDEAGTKSITILIKGQWAYGYLRSELGIHRLVRISPFDTSGRRHTSFASVMVMPELDNTVDVDIDEKDLRVDTYRASGAGGQHVNKTDSAIRLTHLPTGVVVQCQNERSQHRNKEMAMKMLIAQIYQLEKQKKADQQEGLHGEKKGISWGSQIRSYVLQPYRLIKDHRTDFEAGNVDAVLDGGLDGFIKAFLLWGK